The nucleotide sequence TAGACGACCTGCCAACTATCGGCAGGTTTTTTTGCACAAAAAACCGTGATAAAAACAAAAGACGCGGCAAGCACTCATCGGTCTTTATAATGTTTAAAATAAAGGGAAAACAGTCAATGAGTTCAAGTAAAATAAAAAAAGTGAACACCAGGGCGATTAGTCGCCCTGGTGTGGTTTAAAACGACCTAAGCATGCCAAAGCTTATTGGTTCGTCAATGTGGAAGTTTCCGATGAATCTGATACGAAAAAATATGAAGTATCGATGGCGGATACCGATTTTATCGCCAAACTAAAATTTTATTTCGGGTTCGGGTACCGCGAGAAGGCAAGTGCTACATTCGGTAAATCATTCAAGAATTGATGAAAGGCTACCGCTTGCCATTGCAACCACAACGATACTCCTGAACGCGATGTTGGTGAGATTTCCAAAGAGAAGAGCTGTTTAATGCAACGGTATTAAGCAAATGGCAAAAGGAAGTCATGTAGACAAAGTT is from Enterococcus faecium and encodes:
- a CDS encoding portal protein, encoding MEVSDESDTKKYEVSMADTDFIAKLKFYFGFGYREKASATFGKSFKN